Proteins from a genomic interval of Pseudomonas sp. RC10:
- a CDS encoding ATP-binding protein, with protein MSYRAPQDLALSLALSALLDAQVSAGHYATDEEARRAALRIMQANDAARRDVAAEAQGETALYDSMDFTRLALSAVRGVGVWTYEVSNDCFYCDEGISELYGIDPFQGAAGIKRTDFLANVHPDDLVALRKTMAGGLVNSGDLELEYRILHPNGAIRWVLSRGHTYFNNAGDPVRRTGVGVEMTAQRLLEQQLRQSQKMEAVGQLTGGLAHDFNNLLTGIMGSLEMLRLRIGQGRLNDTERYFEAAQGASRRAAALTHRLLAFSRRQTLEPTSTDVNALIHGMLELIRSTIGPAVHIDIQNTADLWLTQVDPNQLENALLNLCINARDAMVSGGTLTIATGNRNLTSKAAADLELPVGEYLTLSVSDTGSGMSGDVMAHAFDPFFTTKPTGKGTGLGLSMIYGFVRQSGGSIHIESRMDVGTTMTLYLPRSTLNVATVSTPTAVSGALAGLGETVLVIDDEPTVRMLIAEVLEDLGYTALDAEDGAQGLQVLQSNQRIDLLVTDVGLPSGLNGRQVADAGRSVRPDLKVLFITGYAHNALLWEEQLEPGMHLLTKPFTMDDLAARIRSILAA; from the coding sequence ATGTCCTACCGCGCACCCCAGGACTTGGCCCTGAGTCTGGCGCTTTCCGCCCTGCTCGATGCTCAGGTCAGCGCGGGTCATTACGCCACCGACGAGGAGGCTCGACGTGCCGCCCTGCGCATCATGCAGGCCAATGACGCGGCCCGGCGCGACGTGGCGGCCGAGGCGCAGGGCGAAACCGCACTGTACGACTCCATGGACTTCACTCGACTGGCCCTGTCGGCCGTGCGCGGGGTCGGGGTATGGACCTATGAAGTGTCCAACGATTGCTTCTATTGCGATGAAGGCATCAGCGAGCTCTACGGCATCGATCCGTTTCAGGGGGCGGCGGGCATCAAACGCACGGACTTTCTCGCCAACGTCCACCCCGACGATCTGGTGGCCTTGCGCAAGACCATGGCAGGCGGCCTGGTCAACAGCGGCGACCTGGAACTCGAATACCGCATCCTGCACCCGAACGGCGCGATTCGCTGGGTGCTGTCCCGAGGACACACCTATTTCAACAACGCAGGCGACCCCGTGCGCCGCACCGGTGTGGGTGTGGAGATGACCGCTCAACGGCTGCTGGAACAACAGCTGCGACAGAGCCAGAAAATGGAGGCCGTGGGGCAGTTGACCGGCGGCCTGGCCCACGACTTCAACAACCTGCTGACCGGGATCATGGGCAGCCTTGAAATGCTACGGCTGCGCATCGGTCAGGGCCGGTTGAATGACACCGAGCGTTATTTCGAGGCCGCTCAGGGTGCCTCGCGACGGGCCGCCGCGCTCACTCATCGTCTGCTGGCGTTCTCCCGGCGTCAGACGCTGGAGCCGACGTCCACCGACGTCAATGCGCTGATCCACGGCATGCTGGAGCTGATCCGCAGCACCATCGGGCCAGCCGTGCACATCGACATCCAGAATACCGCTGACCTGTGGCTGACCCAGGTGGACCCGAACCAGCTGGAAAACGCCCTTCTCAACCTCTGTATCAACGCCCGTGACGCCATGGTGTCAGGCGGCACGCTGACCATCGCCACCGGCAATCGCAACCTGACGTCCAAGGCCGCGGCAGACCTGGAGCTGCCCGTCGGCGAATACCTGACGCTGAGCGTCAGCGATACCGGCAGTGGCATGAGCGGTGACGTGATGGCCCATGCCTTCGACCCCTTCTTTACCACCAAGCCCACTGGCAAAGGGACCGGGCTGGGCCTGTCGATGATCTACGGGTTCGTGCGCCAGTCCGGTGGGAGCATTCACATTGAATCGCGCATGGACGTGGGCACCACCATGACCCTCTACCTGCCGAGGTCCACGCTCAACGTTGCAACCGTGTCGACGCCGACCGCTGTGTCCGGCGCACTGGCCGGGTTGGGGGAAACCGTGCTGGTGATCGACGATGAACCGACGGTGCGCATGTTGATCGCCGAAGTGCTGGAAGACCTGGGCTACACCGCCCTGGATGCGGAGGACGGTGCGCAAGGTCTTCAGGTGCTGCAATCGAACCAACGCATTGACCTGCTGGTGACCGACGTGGGTCTGCCAAGCGGTCTCAATGGTCGGCAGGTGGCCGACGCCGGACGCAGCGTGCGCCCGGACTTGAAGGTGCTTTTTATTACCGGCTATGCGCACAACGCACTGCTGTGGGAAGAACAACTGGAGCCCGGCATGCACTTGCTGACCAAGCCGTTCACCATGGACGACCTTGCCGCACGCATCAGAAGCATTCTGGCGGCGTGA
- a CDS encoding GNAT family N-acetyltransferase — protein MHNAYATLDNPTWHALNTLQRHLGERGALSGRYLPDVAPFASVIEPSPEAFDTLHDLIPHDGQVAIQTLAPLPALRNLVASEIGTLVQMVAPSAPLASDDTDLQPLGTADIQDMLQLTASARPGPFGPRTIEMGRYLGVRDNGRLIAMAGERMRLDGFTEISAVCVDEAYRGRQLAGRMMNALRRDILSRGAIPFLHVLSSNVSAISLYERLGFETRQGFFLSGLRRAV, from the coding sequence ATGCACAACGCCTACGCCACGCTCGACAACCCCACCTGGCATGCATTGAATACCCTCCAGCGCCACCTCGGTGAACGGGGCGCGCTGAGTGGCCGTTATTTGCCGGATGTCGCGCCCTTCGCCTCGGTGATCGAACCTTCGCCCGAAGCGTTCGACACCCTGCATGACCTGATCCCCCACGACGGCCAGGTGGCGATTCAAACCCTCGCGCCGCTGCCCGCCTTGCGCAATCTCGTCGCGAGCGAGATTGGCACCCTCGTGCAAATGGTCGCGCCCAGTGCGCCGCTGGCTTCCGACGACACCGACCTGCAACCGCTGGGGACGGCGGATATCCAGGACATGCTGCAACTCACGGCCAGCGCCCGCCCTGGGCCGTTCGGTCCGCGCACGATCGAAATGGGCCGCTATCTGGGCGTTCGCGACAATGGCCGTTTGATCGCCATGGCGGGTGAGCGCATGCGCCTTGATGGCTTCACCGAAATCAGCGCCGTGTGCGTGGACGAGGCGTATCGCGGGCGGCAACTGGCGGGGCGCATGATGAACGCCCTGCGCCGCGACATTCTCTCTCGGGGCGCGATCCCGTTCCTGCATGTCCTGAGCAGCAACGTCTCGGCCATCTCCTTATATGAACGGCTCGGCTTCGAAACCCGCCAGGGGTTTTTCCTGTCGGGCCTGCGACGCGCGGTGTAA
- a CDS encoding LysR substrate-binding domain-containing protein produces the protein MPLSSLRVFESAGRTGSFIQAAQELGISPSAVSHSIRKLEESIDIQLFERTTREVNLTPKGRLLMEHVQRGLDEMQRGFMLAKTEEPPPLRLHTAPSFGMQWLMPRLSRFVQAYPSIDLRFSASTDYAQFENDDFDLDIVYAEPRSTLIEKIPLAVEHLTPLCSPELADSIRTPQDLYEHRLIQCDVQMLQWKGWFEANHLMSPHHYALRFDRSIMAIAAATSGMGVVLESTLLAQTELEKGTLVAPLRAVTHDIQYIGHYLVYPKRRTRHEAAEVFKKWLLDELGLRPVGAGP, from the coding sequence GTGCCCCTGTCTTCCCTGCGTGTCTTCGAATCGGCGGGACGCACTGGCTCGTTCATTCAGGCTGCTCAAGAGCTGGGGATTTCGCCGAGCGCGGTCAGTCATTCCATCCGCAAGCTGGAAGAGTCCATCGACATCCAGCTGTTCGAGCGCACCACCCGTGAAGTCAACCTGACGCCCAAGGGTCGATTGCTGATGGAACACGTGCAGCGCGGGCTCGACGAAATGCAGCGCGGTTTCATGCTGGCCAAGACCGAGGAACCGCCGCCCCTACGCCTGCACACCGCGCCCAGCTTCGGCATGCAATGGTTGATGCCACGCCTGTCTCGGTTTGTGCAGGCGTACCCGTCGATTGACCTGCGGTTCTCCGCCAGCACCGATTACGCGCAATTCGAAAACGATGATTTCGACCTGGACATCGTCTACGCCGAACCGCGCTCCACCCTCATCGAAAAAATCCCGCTGGCCGTGGAGCACCTGACGCCGCTGTGCAGCCCTGAACTGGCGGACAGCATCCGCACGCCTCAGGACCTGTACGAACACCGGCTGATTCAGTGCGATGTGCAAATGCTGCAATGGAAAGGCTGGTTCGAGGCTAACCACCTCATGTCCCCGCACCATTACGCCCTGCGCTTCGACCGCAGCATCATGGCCATCGCAGCCGCCACCAGCGGCATGGGCGTGGTGCTGGAATCGACCCTGCTGGCCCAGACCGAACTGGAAAAAGGCACCCTGGTCGCCCCGCTCCGCGCCGTGACCCACGACATTCAATACATCGGGCACTACCTCGTTTACCCGAAACGGCGGACGCGGCATGAAGCGGCGGAAGTGTTCAAGAAGTGGCTGCTGGATGAGTTGGGGTTGCGGCCTGTTGGCGCGGGGCCGTGA
- a CDS encoding transketolase, translated as MTTTPQGAAVATSPLQRVAHHAWRIRRFALRMGEVQGQGYVGQALGWADVLATAYCHAMNVKPDDPLWEGRDRFLLSHGHYAIALYAALIEAQIIPESELETYGSDDSRLPMSGMASYTPGMEISGGSLGQGLPIGVGMALGLRMKGNPAWVFNSMSDGELDEGSTWEAAMSAAHHKLGNLIALVDLNKQQADGNSHEILDFEPLVDKWQAFGWHVQRIDGNDLAAVIAAFDEAMALKEAKPRVILFDTLMGKGVDFLEVREKNHFIRVEPDEWQAAIKVLDASYQSHLESEKR; from the coding sequence ATGACAACAACTCCTCAAGGCGCCGCCGTGGCCACGTCGCCGCTGCAGCGTGTCGCGCACCATGCGTGGCGCATCCGTCGTTTCGCCCTGCGCATGGGCGAAGTCCAGGGTCAGGGTTATGTCGGGCAGGCGCTGGGCTGGGCCGATGTTCTCGCCACCGCTTACTGCCATGCCATGAACGTCAAACCCGACGATCCGCTCTGGGAAGGCCGTGACCGCTTCCTGCTGTCCCACGGGCACTACGCAATCGCCCTCTACGCCGCGTTGATCGAGGCGCAAATCATTCCCGAGAGCGAGCTGGAAACCTACGGTTCTGATGACAGCCGCCTGCCGATGTCCGGCATGGCGAGCTACACGCCGGGCATGGAAATTTCCGGTGGTTCGCTGGGCCAGGGGCTGCCGATTGGTGTCGGCATGGCGCTGGGGCTGCGCATGAAAGGCAACCCGGCGTGGGTCTTCAACTCGATGTCCGACGGCGAACTGGACGAAGGCTCGACCTGGGAAGCCGCCATGTCTGCGGCTCACCACAAGCTGGGCAATTTGATCGCGCTGGTCGACCTCAATAAGCAGCAGGCCGACGGCAACTCCCACGAGATCCTCGATTTCGAACCCCTGGTCGACAAATGGCAGGCGTTCGGCTGGCACGTGCAACGTATCGATGGCAATGACTTGGCTGCGGTCATCGCTGCCTTTGATGAAGCCATGGCGCTTAAAGAGGCGAAACCCCGCGTGATCCTGTTCGACACCCTGATGGGCAAAGGCGTGGACTTCCTTGAAGTGCGCGAAAAGAACCACTTCATTCGCGTCGAGCCTGATGAATGGCAGGCCGCGATCAAGGTTCTGGATGCCAGCTACCAGTCCCATCTGGAATCGGAGAAACGCTGA
- a CDS encoding transketolase C-terminal domain-containing protein — translation MDTPTANKPRLTTSAMIASIASEGQRTEAAPFGHALVAAAQKDSRIVGMTADLSKYTDLHIFGREFPERHLQMGMAEQLLMAAAGGMAKEGMIPFATTYAVFATRRAYDFIHQVIAEENLNVKICAALPGLTTGYGPSHQATDDLALMRAVPGLTVIDPCDALDTAQAVAAVAEYNGPVYMRLLRGKVPMVLDQYDYKFELGKAKLLRDGKDVLIISSGIMTMRALEVAELLGDGSADVAVLHVPTIKPLDEATIIEQCRRSGRLVIVAENHSTVGGLGDAVALALLKARVSPAFQQIALPDAYLDAGALPTLHDRYGISTQVMAANIRQWLA, via the coding sequence ATGGATACGCCAACCGCAAACAAACCACGCCTCACCACCTCGGCCATGATCGCCTCGATTGCCAGCGAAGGGCAGCGCACCGAAGCCGCACCGTTCGGTCACGCATTGGTCGCTGCCGCGCAGAAAGACTCCCGCATCGTCGGCATGACCGCCGACCTGTCGAAATACACCGACTTGCACATCTTCGGTCGTGAGTTCCCCGAGCGTCACCTGCAAATGGGCATGGCCGAACAGCTGCTGATGGCCGCAGCAGGGGGCATGGCGAAAGAGGGCATGATCCCGTTCGCCACCACCTACGCGGTGTTCGCCACCCGTCGCGCCTATGACTTCATTCACCAGGTGATCGCCGAGGAAAACCTCAACGTCAAGATCTGCGCCGCGCTGCCGGGCCTGACCACCGGTTACGGCCCGAGCCACCAGGCGACCGACGATCTCGCCCTGATGCGCGCCGTCCCAGGGCTGACCGTCATCGACCCGTGCGACGCGCTGGACACCGCGCAAGCCGTGGCGGCCGTCGCCGAATACAACGGCCCGGTCTACATGCGTCTGTTGCGCGGCAAGGTGCCGATGGTGCTGGACCAGTACGACTATAAATTCGAGCTGGGCAAGGCCAAATTGCTGCGCGACGGCAAGGACGTGCTGATCATCTCCAGCGGCATCATGACCATGCGCGCCCTGGAAGTCGCCGAGCTGTTGGGCGACGGCAGCGCTGATGTGGCGGTGTTGCACGTGCCGACCATCAAGCCACTGGACGAAGCCACCATCATCGAGCAGTGCCGCCGCAGCGGGCGTCTGGTGATCGTCGCGGAAAACCACAGCACCGTCGGCGGTCTGGGGGACGCCGTGGCGCTGGCCCTGTTGAAAGCGCGGGTCAGCCCGGCGTTTCAGCAGATCGCCTTGCCGGACGCCTACCTCGACGCCGGTGCGTTGCCGACGTTGCATGACCGCTACGGGATTTCCACTCAAGTCATGGCGGCCAACATCCGCCAGTGGCTGGCATGA
- a CDS encoding NAD(P)-dependent oxidoreductase, whose product MNVAFIGLGAIGLPMARQIQKAGHGVVGVELSEANRALALTHGIESSADWRVAIDADVVVVMVATPAQLDALVSQCTELKLGQHWVVMSTVGPASVREQSVRLLEKGVQVVDAPVTGGVARAETGSLLIFASGPQAAVERVEPVLRSMGEVRDAGTDVGDGQAIKVVNQHLCSVHLVAAAEALSLSRSLGLDPARVLDLVQKGAGGSWMLSDRGPRMLEGTDTRVTSMVDIFVKDSGLVASEAESCGAVVPLLDIAHARFSQASQAGLGKRDDSRVIETWD is encoded by the coding sequence ATGAACGTTGCATTTATCGGTCTGGGCGCCATCGGCCTGCCCATGGCCCGGCAGATTCAAAAGGCGGGGCACGGCGTTGTCGGCGTCGAATTGAGCGAAGCGAACCGCGCTTTGGCGTTGACCCATGGCATTGAATCCAGTGCTGACTGGCGCGTGGCAATCGATGCCGACGTGGTGGTGGTGATGGTCGCCACCCCCGCCCAGTTGGACGCACTGGTCAGCCAGTGCACCGAACTCAAGCTCGGTCAGCATTGGGTGGTGATGAGCACGGTCGGCCCGGCCTCGGTGCGTGAGCAATCCGTGCGCTTGCTGGAAAAAGGCGTGCAGGTGGTGGACGCGCCGGTCACCGGTGGCGTGGCGCGGGCCGAAACCGGCAGTTTGCTGATTTTCGCGTCCGGCCCTCAGGCCGCTGTCGAGCGCGTCGAGCCGGTGCTGCGGAGCATGGGTGAAGTACGCGACGCGGGCACGGATGTCGGCGACGGGCAGGCGATCAAGGTCGTCAATCAGCACCTGTGTTCGGTGCACCTCGTGGCCGCCGCCGAAGCGCTCAGTCTTTCGCGTTCGCTGGGCCTGGACCCGGCGCGGGTGCTGGATCTGGTGCAAAAAGGCGCGGGCGGCTCGTGGATGTTGTCCGACCGAGGCCCGCGCATGCTCGAAGGCACCGACACCCGAGTCACCAGCATGGTCGACATCTTCGTCAAGGACAGCGGCTTGGTGGCCTCGGAAGCCGAGAGCTGTGGTGCTGTCGTGCCGTTGCTCGACATTGCCCATGCCCGTTTCAGCCAAGCCTCCCAGGCCGGGTTGGGCAAGCGGGACGACAGCCGGGTCATCGAGACCTGGGACTGA
- a CDS encoding MFS transporter, with the protein MSRSTAASSQTDSKAGKVSFASMVGSAVESYDFFIYGTAAAGWFGQVFFHTTEPIVGILAAFATMAVGFFMRPLGGYLAGHFGDRLGRKTVLLWSLLAMGGATVLIGALPTYAQAGVIAPILLILLRMIQGIGFGAEWGGAVLMACEHAPAHRRGFFGAVPQIGIPLGLLMANGAFLLSAVLFEGDWVWRAPFLASVVMVAVGMWIRLSVSESPEFEKAKAENTLVKQPALQVIREDWRKVLQIAGLRLAETGGYYLATSFMLSYVVLSGIATKQNVLWGTMIGSAIGLGSHLFYGALSDRIGRKPVFLIGSLFTIVFGIPMFMMINTGIVPLIIVAVAMALILSHDPIFAVEASWFTEQFPANVRSSGISLGYNCASLVAGTLPFIATALYSQVGWMGPAILFSLLGVVSTACAVKMRETAPAVAKDLPVVERSGAVAGQVAR; encoded by the coding sequence ATGAGCAGATCCACAGCGGCGTCAAGCCAGACAGACAGCAAAGCCGGAAAAGTCTCCTTCGCTTCCATGGTCGGTTCGGCCGTGGAAAGTTATGACTTCTTCATCTATGGCACGGCGGCGGCCGGCTGGTTTGGCCAAGTATTTTTCCACACTACCGAGCCCATCGTCGGCATCCTCGCGGCGTTCGCCACCATGGCCGTGGGTTTCTTCATGCGCCCGCTGGGCGGCTATCTGGCGGGGCATTTCGGTGATCGGCTGGGCCGCAAGACGGTGTTGCTCTGGTCGTTGCTGGCCATGGGCGGCGCGACGGTGTTGATCGGTGCGTTACCGACCTATGCGCAGGCCGGGGTCATCGCTCCGATCTTGCTGATTCTGTTGCGGATGATTCAGGGCATCGGGTTCGGTGCGGAGTGGGGCGGCGCGGTGCTGATGGCCTGTGAACATGCCCCGGCCCACCGTCGCGGTTTCTTCGGCGCGGTGCCGCAGATCGGCATCCCGCTGGGGCTGTTGATGGCCAACGGCGCGTTTCTGCTCTCGGCCGTGCTGTTCGAAGGCGACTGGGTGTGGCGCGCGCCGTTCCTGGCGTCGGTCGTGATGGTGGCCGTCGGCATGTGGATTCGTCTGAGCGTCAGTGAGTCGCCAGAGTTCGAAAAAGCCAAGGCTGAAAACACCCTGGTCAAACAGCCTGCGCTGCAAGTGATTCGCGAGGACTGGCGCAAAGTGCTGCAAATTGCGGGTCTGCGTCTGGCGGAGACCGGCGGTTATTACCTCGCGACCAGCTTCATGTTGTCGTACGTGGTCCTCTCCGGCATCGCCACCAAACAGAACGTGCTGTGGGGCACGATGATCGGCTCGGCCATCGGCCTGGGCAGCCATCTGTTCTACGGCGCGTTGAGCGACCGGATCGGGCGTAAACCGGTGTTCCTGATCGGCTCGTTGTTCACCATCGTGTTCGGCATCCCGATGTTCATGATGATCAACACCGGGATTGTGCCGCTGATCATTGTCGCGGTGGCCATGGCGTTGATCCTCAGCCACGATCCGATCTTCGCGGTCGAGGCCAGCTGGTTCACCGAGCAGTTCCCGGCCAACGTGCGGTCGTCCGGTATCTCGCTGGGCTACAACTGCGCGTCGCTGGTGGCCGGTACGCTGCCGTTCATTGCCACGGCGCTGTATTCGCAAGTGGGGTGGATGGGGCCTGCGATTCTGTTCAGTTTGCTGGGCGTGGTGTCGACGGCGTGCGCGGTGAAAATGCGGGAGACGGCACCGGCGGTGGCGAAGGATCTTCCGGTGGTCGAGCGAAGTGGAGCGGTAGCGGGGCAGGTGGCGCGGTAA
- a CDS encoding GNAT family N-acetyltransferase has translation MGFADSTPSVSLRRARPVDAMGIASLVDEAYSPYIPRIGRKPGPMLDDYAQVIEESVVYVCEDDTGITGVLVVQPEDTDLLLVNIAVANRCKGQGIGKQLMSYCEDYARALGCLGIRLYTHELMTENLAIYSKLGYRETHRATQQGFARVFMRKPLGNS, from the coding sequence ATGGGATTTGCTGATTCGACACCTTCCGTTTCCCTTCGCCGGGCACGACCCGTCGACGCGATGGGGATTGCATCACTGGTAGACGAGGCCTATTCGCCCTACATCCCGCGCATTGGCCGCAAGCCGGGGCCGATGCTCGACGATTATGCGCAGGTGATCGAGGAATCCGTGGTGTACGTCTGCGAGGACGACACCGGGATCACCGGCGTGCTGGTGGTGCAACCGGAAGACACCGACCTGTTGCTGGTCAACATCGCCGTCGCCAACCGCTGCAAGGGCCAGGGCATCGGCAAGCAGCTGATGAGCTATTGCGAAGATTACGCCCGTGCGCTGGGCTGCCTGGGGATTCGGCTGTACACCCACGAATTGATGACTGAAAACCTCGCGATCTACAGCAAGCTCGGCTACCGGGAAACCCATCGGGCTACGCAGCAAGGCTTCGCGCGGGTGTTCATGCGCAAGCCGCTCGGTAATTCCTGA
- the kaiC gene encoding circadian clock protein KaiC: protein MNTSFKPEASNPSSSNPQLAKAATGIEGLDDILLGGIPQGRPTLVCGAAGCGKTLFGMTFLVKGVTDHGENGVFMSFEERAGDLVQNVDSLGFDLQTLVDDKKIAIDHIYVDRSEIEETGDYDLEGLFLRLGYAIDSIGAKRVVLDTIEALFSSFKDTAILRSELRRLFYWLKERGVTTIITGERGDGQLTRYGIEEYVSDCVILLDNRVVDQITTRRLRVVKYRGSAHGTNEYPFFIDEHGFTVLPITAAGLNHQAPQDIVATGIRGLDSMMSRGGYYKGASVLVSGLAGTGKTTFAASFVDACCARGERCLYFSFEESANQLLRNMQSVGVDLGGYQDSGLLKIESARPSLYGLEVHLARMHREIKTFQPHAVVIDPISAFRGPESEVHATLLRLVDLLKSRGITAIFCSLADVAVRSPGLEREISSLMDTWISLTNIEADGEHNRLLFVLKSRGMGHSNQVREYQIGHDGINLLQPYIGPNGVLTGTARLRQEAFEQRAEDARIEAVERRKREVIKKRAELERQIAAMQAQLETQDLDEAFLASDEANQASAEDRTRRTLASVRGFTE from the coding sequence TTGAATACATCCTTTAAGCCTGAAGCGTCGAACCCTTCCTCCTCGAACCCGCAGCTGGCAAAAGCCGCCACGGGCATCGAGGGGCTGGACGACATTTTATTAGGCGGCATTCCCCAAGGCCGACCGACGCTGGTGTGCGGTGCTGCGGGGTGCGGCAAGACGCTCTTCGGCATGACGTTCCTCGTGAAAGGCGTGACCGACCACGGCGAAAACGGCGTGTTCATGAGCTTCGAAGAGCGCGCCGGTGACTTGGTGCAGAACGTCGATTCCCTGGGCTTCGACCTGCAAACCCTGGTCGATGACAAGAAAATCGCCATCGACCATATCTATGTCGATCGCAGCGAAATCGAAGAAACCGGCGACTATGACCTCGAAGGCCTGTTCCTGCGCCTCGGTTACGCCATCGACAGCATCGGCGCCAAACGCGTGGTGCTCGACACCATCGAGGCGCTGTTCTCCAGTTTCAAGGACACCGCAATCCTGCGCTCTGAACTGCGCCGCCTGTTTTACTGGCTGAAGGAGCGGGGCGTCACCACCATCATCACCGGTGAACGCGGCGACGGTCAGTTGACCCGCTACGGCATTGAAGAATACGTCTCGGACTGCGTGATCTTGCTCGACAACCGCGTGGTCGACCAAATCACCACCCGGCGTCTGCGCGTCGTGAAATACCGCGGTTCGGCCCACGGCACTAACGAATACCCGTTCTTCATCGACGAGCATGGCTTCACGGTCCTGCCGATTACCGCTGCCGGTTTGAATCATCAAGCCCCTCAGGACATCGTTGCCACCGGCATTCGTGGCCTCGATTCAATGATGTCTCGCGGCGGTTATTACAAAGGCGCCAGCGTGTTGGTGTCCGGTCTGGCGGGCACCGGCAAGACCACGTTTGCCGCCAGTTTCGTCGATGCCTGCTGCGCCCGTGGCGAGCGATGCCTGTATTTTTCCTTTGAAGAATCCGCTAACCAGTTGCTGCGCAACATGCAGTCGGTGGGCGTCGATCTGGGCGGTTATCAAGACAGCGGTCTGTTGAAGATCGAATCGGCGCGGCCAAGCCTGTACGGGCTCGAAGTGCACTTGGCGCGCATGCACCGCGAGATCAAGACCTTTCAGCCTCACGCCGTTGTCATCGATCCGATTTCGGCGTTCCGTGGGCCGGAGTCCGAGGTGCACGCGACGTTGCTGCGACTGGTCGATCTGCTCAAATCCCGCGGCATCACCGCTATCTTTTGCAGCCTCGCCGATGTCGCAGTGCGCTCTCCGGGCCTTGAGCGCGAGATTTCCTCGCTGATGGACACCTGGATTTCCTTGACCAACATCGAAGCCGATGGCGAGCACAACCGCTTGCTGTTCGTGTTGAAGTCCCGGGGCATGGGCCACTCGAATCAGGTACGCGAATACCAGATCGGTCATGACGGGATCAACCTGTTGCAGCCTTATATCGGGCCGAACGGCGTGTTGACCGGCACGGCGCGGTTGCGTCAGGAAGCGTTCGAACAGCGTGCGGAAGACGCCCGGATCGAAGCGGTCGAACGGCGCAAGCGGGAGGTCATCAAAAAACGGGCTGAGCTGGAACGGCAGATCGCCGCGATGCAGGCTCAGTTGGAGACCCAGGACCTGGACGAAGCCTTCCTCGCCAGCGATGAGGCCAATCAGGCCAGCGCCGAGGACAGGACCCGCAGGACGCTGGCGTCCGTTCGGGGGTTCACCGAGTGA
- a CDS encoding circadian clock KaiB family protein produces MSNDPQAIDPEQPGDTGHYALRLYVAGQTPKSMIALNNLKRICETYLAGIYSIEVIDLREHPQLAAGDQILALPTLVRHLPTPLVKIIGDLSNTEKVLVGLDIRPRQNLA; encoded by the coding sequence GTGAGTAACGACCCGCAAGCCATCGACCCCGAACAACCCGGCGACACCGGTCACTACGCGCTGCGCCTGTACGTTGCAGGTCAGACGCCGAAATCCATGATCGCGCTGAACAATCTGAAGAGGATCTGCGAAACCTACCTTGCCGGGATCTACAGCATCGAGGTCATCGATTTGCGAGAGCATCCGCAACTGGCGGCCGGTGATCAGATCCTCGCGCTGCCGACCCTCGTGCGGCATCTGCCGACGCCGCTGGTGAAAATCATCGGCGATTTGTCCAACACGGAAAAGGTACTGGTCGGACTCGATATCCGTCCTCGGCAGAACCTCGCGTGA
- a CDS encoding circadian clock KaiB family protein: protein MQTPVQHLKLYISGNTSRSSFAVHQLKAVCEKYLAGRYVLEVIDIYQDSGAARDDRIVAVPTLMKLDPDFSRRLIGDLSDVEKLKLFLGIAPGTESAS from the coding sequence ATGCAGACGCCCGTCCAACACCTCAAGCTGTATATCTCGGGCAATACGTCCCGGTCCTCCTTTGCCGTGCATCAGCTCAAGGCCGTGTGTGAGAAGTACCTGGCAGGGCGCTATGTGCTCGAAGTCATCGACATTTATCAGGACAGCGGCGCGGCCCGGGACGACCGCATCGTCGCGGTGCCGACACTGATGAAACTCGACCCTGATTTCAGCCGTCGGTTGATCGGTGACCTGTCGGACGTGGAAAAACTGAAGCTGTTCCTGGGGATTGCCCCGGGCACTGAGAGCGCGTCTTGA